One Streptosporangium becharense genomic window, GCCCCGGAGAGGCGCTCGGGAACCCGGAACTCATTCCTCACGCCGGCAAGAGCCCGCTGGTTTGACCTTGACGCTGCGTCAACTTCTAGCATCGGGGCCATGTCGATCACTGTTCTTGACACTTACTCCGCCATGAGGCGGATCCTGCTGGCCCCGGTCGCGGACCGCGTTGACCTGCTGCGTTCGATGCTGGAGCCCACCAGGGGCATGTACCGCCACCACCCCGGCGAGGTCGACCTGGTGGCCATGCACCTCCAAGCGTCCGGGTTCCCCGTCGACCGCGACGAGGAGCGTTGCCTCCACGCGCTCGAAACCCTGGCGGCGGCCGGGGCCTGGGAGCGGATGCAACGCGCCTTCGACAACGCTCTCACCGTACTGCTGGAGGCGACGCCGGGGCTGGAGGCCCCGGACATCACCGTGCTGTTCGTGCTCGGCGATCCGGGTGACGAGCACTTCATGGGTCCCTGCCGGGGAGTGACCGGGTTCGGCGGCATCTCGGGCCACATCGTGATCACGCTCTGGCCCTTCCCCGAGAACGTGGAGCGGCTGGAGGCCACCGCCGTGCACGAACTCCACCACAACCTGCGGTTCGGCCCGGGTGGGGTCGTGTGGGACCCGACGACCGTCACGGTCGGCGATCACATCGTCTCCGAGGGCCTGGCCGACGCCTTCGCCCGCCAGCTCCACGGCGACGAGCTCGGCCTCACCCGCATCGGCGTGCCGCACCTGCACGACGACGAGATCTTCGGCAAGGTGCTCACCGGGCTCGACGTGACAGGCATGCAGAACTTCACCGCCTGGGTGCACGGCGACCCCAGCGCCGAGCGCTTCGGCCTCACCCCGGTGGGACTGCCGATGGGCGCCGGGTACGCCGCGGGCAACCGGCTGGTCGACACCTACCTGACGGCGACCGGGCAGACGGCGGCGCAGGCCCTGCACGCCGACAGCTCGGAGATCATCGCCGCCACGCTCCGCCGCGGGTGACACTGGAACGATGGAGTGGACGATCCAGGAACTCGCGACGAGGGCCGGCATCACCAGCCGCACCCTGTGTCACTACGACCGCGTCGGACTCTTGGCCCCGTCCCGGGTCGGCGCGAACGGATACCGTTACTACAACCCCACCGCGGTCGCCCGGCTCCAGCGGATCCTGCTCATGCGCCGGCTCGGCATGGCCTGTCGGCCATCGCCGAGGTCCTGGCCGACGAGGTGGACACGTGCGACGGGCTCCGCGGTCACATCGCCGCGCTGGAGGAGGAACGGGACCGCATCGAACGGCGGATCCGGTCTGTTCGTCACACGCTCGAAGCCCTGCAGGCGGGGGCGGAACCGCGGATGGACGTCATGTTGGCGGGGTTCAACGACCACTACAGGGACGAGGTGATCTCACGTTGGGGCGAGCGCGCGTTCCAGGTGAGCAACGACTGGTGGCACGGCAAGACCCTTGACCAGCAGCGGGCCTGGAAGCAGGCCGCCGAAGACCTCGTCGCCGTATGGGTCACCGCAGTGAAGGCCGGGGTTTCTCCGACATCGGAACACGCCCAGTCGCTGGCTGCCCGGCACGTCCAGTGGCTGAGCCGGATCCCGGGCACCCCCACGGCCGAGGGCGACCGGGAGCGCTCGATCGAGATGGTGAAATGCCTGGGGGACATGTACGTCGACGACCCCCGCTTCACCGCCATGTATGACGACGCCGCAGGGGCGACGTTCGTCCGCGACGCACTGCAGGCGTACGCGCGGACCCGGATGTAGCCGGCTGGCTGCCGGTGCCTGAAGCTCACCGGGCACGAGCCGCTCGGCGAGCAGTTGGAGCTGTTCGGCGGTCCGCAGAAGGACGCGCCCGCGAACGGCGGGGATGATACGGGAAACGCCGCAGCCTGACTCCACCCCAGCGGTGAGTGTCGCCGGTGGCGCCGGGATCCTTCGCGGGCACGCGTGAGGACGCACATGGCCCGCCGGTGACCGCGTCGGGGCAGCGGCGGGGCAGCGCCAAGCCGGCGCGGGCACGGCGGTCTCAGGTCTTTCAGGTGCAGAACTCGGCGTTCAGGGCATGGTTCATGGCTTGGTCGACGGCGGCATCGTCGGGGGCGGGCAGGGCGGTGGCGGCGACGGTGATGCTGCGGCGGTCGTTGTGGAAGCTGTAGGTGGCGTAGCCGGGGATGTGGCCCTTGTGCCCCCAGACGGTTGTGCCGCAGGTGAGGGTGAGTTTCATCAGGCCCAGGCCGTAGGCGAAGCCGGGGGCGACCGGGACGGTCTGTTGCATCTGGGTGAGCAGGTGGGCGGGGAACAGCCGGCCCTGGAGCAACCGGGTGAAGAAGCGGTTGACGTCGGCGGCGGTGGAGATGACGGCGCC contains:
- a CDS encoding TipAS antibiotic-recognition domain-containing protein: MDTCDGLRGHIAALEEERDRIERRIRSVRHTLEALQAGAEPRMDVMLAGFNDHYRDEVISRWGERAFQVSNDWWHGKTLDQQRAWKQAAEDLVAVWVTAVKAGVSPTSEHAQSLAARHVQWLSRIPGTPTAEGDRERSIEMVKCLGDMYVDDPRFTAMYDDAAGATFVRDALQAYARTRM
- a CDS encoding DUF2268 domain-containing protein — translated: MSITVLDTYSAMRRILLAPVADRVDLLRSMLEPTRGMYRHHPGEVDLVAMHLQASGFPVDRDEERCLHALETLAAAGAWERMQRAFDNALTVLLEATPGLEAPDITVLFVLGDPGDEHFMGPCRGVTGFGGISGHIVITLWPFPENVERLEATAVHELHHNLRFGPGGVVWDPTTVTVGDHIVSEGLADAFARQLHGDELGLTRIGVPHLHDDEIFGKVLTGLDVTGMQNFTAWVHGDPSAERFGLTPVGLPMGAGYAAGNRLVDTYLTATGQTAAQALHADSSEIIAATLRRG